Proteins encoded by one window of Balearica regulorum gibbericeps isolate bBalReg1 chromosome 21, bBalReg1.pri, whole genome shotgun sequence:
- the LOC142604741 gene encoding LOW QUALITY PROTEIN: zinc finger protein 362-like (The sequence of the model RefSeq protein was modified relative to this genomic sequence to represent the inferred CDS: deleted 1 base in 1 codon), translated as MAVGKTSRSHGSEKRPACSTRSQLELEMDADKGKQRQYSQRMAEPRFNNPYFWPPPPTMPSQLDNLVLINKIKEQLMAEKIRPPHLPPTSVASQQPLLVPPSPAESSQSIMSLPKLQQVPGLHPQAVPQPDVALHARPATSTVTGLGLASRAPAVSTSESSTGTGTTTPSTPTSTSQSRLIASSPTLISGITSPPLLDSIKTIQGHGLLGAPKAERGRKKIKAENPSGPPVLVVPYPILASGETAKEGKTYRCKVCPLTFFTKSEMQIHSKSHTEAKPHKCPHCSKSFANASYLAQHLRIHLGVKPYHCSYCEKSFRQLSHLQQHTRIHTGDRPYKCPHPGCEKAFTQLSNLQSHQRQHNKDKPYKCPNCYRAYTDSASLQIHLSAHAIKHAKAYCCSMCGRAYTSETYLMKHMSKHTVVEHLVSQHSPQRTESPGIPVRISLI; from the exons GATGGCGGAGCCTCGCTTCAACAACCCCTACTTctggccg cccccccccaccatgcCCAGCCAG ctggACAACCTGGTCCTGATCAACAAAATCAAGGAGCAGTTGATGGCGGAGAAGATCCGACCCCCGCACTTGCCCCCCACCTCCGTGGCCTCCCAGCAGCCCCTCCTGGTGCCCCCCTCGCCCGCCGAGAGCAGCCAGTCCATCATGTCCCTCCCGAAGCTGCAGCAGGTCCCGGGTCTCCATCCCCAAGCCGTCCCCCAGCCCGACGTGGCCCTGCACGCCCGGCCGGCCACCAGCACCGTCACAG GGTTGGGGCTGGCTTCCCGCGCGCCGGCGGTCAGCACCTCGGAATCCAGCACGGGGACGGGGACCACCACCCCGTCGACCCCCACCTCCACCAGCCAGAGCCGCCTCATCGCCTCCTCGCCCACCCTAATCTCAGGAATCACCAGCCCCCCCCTCCTCGACTCCATAAAGACAATCCAGGGCCACGGCTTGTTGGGGGCACCCAAGGCGGAACGGGGCCGTAAGAAGATCAAGGCGGAAAATCCTTCGGGACCGCCGGTCCTGGTGGTGCCGTATCCCATCCTGGCCTCGGGAGAGACCGCCAAAGAGGGGAAGACGTACAG GTGTAAGGTCTGCCCCTTGACGTTCTTCACCAAGTCGGAGATGCAGATCCACTCCAAGTCGCACACAGAGGCCAAGCCCCACAAGTGCCCCCATTGCTCCAAATCCTTCGCCAACGCCTCCTACCTGGCCCAGCACCTCCGCATCCACCTGGGCGTCAAACCCTACCACTGCTCCTACTGCGAGAAGTCCTTCCGCCAGCTGTcccacctccagcagcacacCAG AATCCACACCGGCGACAGACCCTACAAGTGCCCGCACCCCGGCTGCGAAAAGGCCTTCACGCAACTCTCCAACCTCCAG TCTCACCAGCGACAGCACAACAAGGACAAACCCTACAAGTGCCCCAACTGCTACCGGGCGTACACGGACTCGGCCTCGCTGCAGATCCACCTCTCCGCTCACGCCATCAAACACGCCAAGGCCTACTGCTGCAGCATGTGCGGCCGCGCCTATACCTCG GAGACCTACCTGATGAAGCACATGTCCAAGCACACGGTGGTGGAGCACCTCGTCAGCCAGCACTCGCCGCAGAGGACGGAGTCGCCCGGCATTCCCGTACGGATCTCCCTCATCTGA
- the PHC2 gene encoding polyhomeotic-like protein 2 isoform X2, with product MENEQLPAPPPSSSAGGTATTPSSTGTTRPPAPQISVYSGIPDRQTVQVIQQALHRQPNTAAQYLQQMYAAQQQHLMLQTAALQQQHLTSAQLQSLAAVQQASLAANRQSGSSGGNGAQPTPAQQPTINLATSPAAAQLLNRAQSVTPGASGIAQQAVLLGNAASPALTASQAQMYLRAQMLIFTPTGPVSAVRPESPAPAPPPAPPPAPPPAAPQVHSLALRPAGPHLPALAMKPPGGPPPRAGPPRGPPPDPPAEHLKKNEGPEARAHPLARAAAPAAAHPLVTPAYAPLQPPQFLQQPPKPMQPQQQPQQQQQFVIQQQQLAPRGQPPPGPPAAPQLQPLPPASPGPAPQPKTGVPQGAGGEGGPPNGHPGCHAAPRKFQHASAVILQLQPAATPPLGVPEGARRDPLPAPRSAESPPAAPPQPPALSPPAAPPGPDTPEGERPPAHEPPADRLHAQPQTLASVPGMTSGTGSSASTVAGAAPHNGENKPPQAIVKPQILTHVIEGFVIQEGAEPFPVGRSSLLVGNLKKKYAQELLAEKLPQQDNTTTTDSEMEEPYLQESKEEGNPPKLKCELCGRVDFAYKFKRSKRFCSMACAKRYNVGCTKRVGLFHPDRSKLQKPSGPPHGRRRTCKGTLPTLSKDAKKQPPVSLPPGSVPLSVTASLQLNHSQEDSSRCSDNSSYEEPLSPISASSSTSRRRQGERDLELREMELPDVHVRDLASIGHRFLPSEPSKWNVEDVYEFIRSLPGCQEIAEEFRAQEIDGQALLLLKEDHLMSTMNIKLGPALKIYARISMLKDS from the exons ATGGAGAACGAGCAGCTCCCGGCACCGCCGCCCTCCAGCAGCGCCGGCGGCACCGCCACGACGCCCAGCAGCACCGGCACCACCCGCCCTCCCGCTCCCCAGATCTCCGTCTACAGTGGCATCCCCGACCGCCAGACCGTCCAG GTGATCCAGCAAGCGCTGCACCGGCAGCCCAACACGGCGGCGCAGTACCTGCAGCAGATGTACGCggcgcagcagcagcacctgatGCTGCAGACGGCCGcgctccagcagcagcacctcacCAGCGCCCAGCTCCAGAGCCTGGCCGCCGTCCAGCAG GCGAGCCTGGCGGCAAACAGGCAGAGCGGCTCTTCGGGCGGCAATGGCGCCCAGCCGACGCCGGCGCAGCAACCCACG ATCAACCTGGCGACGTCGCCGGCGGCCGCGCAGCTCCTGAACCGGGCGCAGAGCGTCACCCCCGGGGCGTCGGGCATCGCGCAGCAAGCCGTGCTGCTGGGTAACGCCGCGTCGCCCGCCCTCACCGCCAGCCAGGCCCAGATGTACCTGCGGGCGCAGATG CTCATCTTCACGCCCACGGGCCCCGTCAGCGCCGTCCGGCCCGAGAGCCCTGCGCCGGCACCGCCGCCGGCACCGCcacccgccccgccgcccgctgcCCCCCAG GTGCACAGCCTCGCCCTGCGCCCCGCCGGCCCCCACCTCCCCGCCCTGGCTATGAAGCCCCCCGGtggccccccaccccgggccggccccccccggggcccCCCACCCGACCCCCCTGCCGAGCACCTCAAAAAAAACGAGGGGCCCGAAGCCCGCGCCCACCCCCTGGCCCGTGCCGccgcccccgctgccgcccACCCGCTCGTCACCCCAG CCTAcgccccgctgcagcccccccagtTCCTGCAGCAGCCGCCGAAGCCGAtgcagccgcagcagcagccgcagcagcagcagcagttcgtcatccagcagcagcaactggctccccgcgggcagccccccccgggcccccccgcagccccccaacTCCAACCCctgccccccgccagccccggcccggcccctcAACCCAAAACGGGGGTTCCCCAAGGAgcggggggcgaggggggcCCCCCCAACGGTCACCCCGGCTGCCACGCCGCCCCCCGCAAGTTCCAGCACGCCTCCGCCGtcatcctgcagctgcagcccgcCGCCACG CCCCCACTCGGGGTCCCCGAGGGCGCCCGCCGGGAcccgctgcccgccccgagGAGCGCCGAgagcccgcccgccgccccgccgcagccccccgccctcTCGCCGCCCGCTGCCCCCCCGGGCCCCGACACCCCCGAGGGCGAGCGGCCCCCCGCTCACG AGCCGCCCGCCGACCGCCTTCATGCTCAGCCCCAGACCCTCGCCAGCGTTCCCGGCATGACCTCGGGGACCGGGAGCTCTGCCTCCACCGTCGCCGGCGCTGCCCCCCACAATGGTGAGAACAAACCGCCCCAGGCCATCGTGAAACCCCAAATTCTCACCCACGTTATCGAGGGCTTCGTCATCCAGGAAGGGGCAGAACCGTTCCCG GTGGGGCGCTCCTCGTTGCTGGTGGGGAATCTGAAGAAGAAGTATGcgcaggagctgctggctgagaaACTCCCGCAGCAGgacaacaccaccaccaccgacTCCGAAATGGAGGAACCCTATTTACAAG AATCCAAAGAGGAGGGGAACCCCCCCAAACTGAAGTGCGAGCTCTGCGGCCGCGTCGACTTCGCTTACAAATTCAAGCGCTCCAAGCGCTTCTGCTCCATGGCTTGTGCCAAGAG GTACAACGTGGGGTGCACGAAGCGGGTGGGTTTGTTCCACCCCGATCGCAGCAAGCTGCAAAAACCCAGCGGTCCCCCCCATGGCCGCCGTCGAACCTGCAAGGGGACGTTGCCCACCCTCAGCAAAGACGCCAAGAAGCAG CCGCCGGTTTCTCTCCCGCCGGGTTCGGTGCCTCTTTCCGTGACGGCGTCGTTGCAGCTCAACCACAGCCAGGAAGATTCGAGTCGTTGTTCGGATAATTCGAGCTACGAGGAACCGCTCTCCCCCATCTCGGCCAGTTCCTCCACGTCCCGCCGACGGCAGGGCGAGCGGGACCTGGAACTGCGCGAGATGGAACTACCCGACGTTCACGTCCGGGACTTGGCGAGTATCGGCCATCGCTTCCTCCCCAGCGAACCCAGCAAGTGGAACGTGGAGGACGTCTACGAATTCATCCGTTCCTTACCGG GCTGCCAGGAGATCGCGGAGGAGTTCCGGGCGCAGGAGATCGACGGGcaggcgctgctgctgctgaaggaggatCATCTCATGAGCACCATGAACATCAAACTGGGGCCGGCCCTCAAGATCTACGCCCGCATCAGCATGCTCAAGGACTCCTAG
- the PHC2 gene encoding polyhomeotic-like protein 2 isoform X3 — translation MENEQLPAPPPSSSAGGTATTPSSTGTTRPPAPQISVYSGIPDRQTVQVIQQALHRQPNTAAQYLQQMYAAQQQHLMLQTAALQQQHLTSAQLQSLAAVQQASLAANRQSGSSGGNGAQPTPAQQPTINLATSPAAAQLLNRAQSVTPGASGIAQQAVLLGNAASPALTASQAQMYLRAQMLIFTPTGPVSAVRPESPAPAPPPAPPPAPPPAAPQVHSLALRPAGPHLPALAMKPPGGPPPRAGPPRGPPPDPPAEHLKKNEGPEARAHPLARAAAPAAAHPLVTPAYAPLQPPQFLQQPPKPMQPQQQPQQQQQFVIQQQQLAPRGQPPPGPPAAPQLQPLPPASPGPAPQPKTGVPQGAGGEGGPPNGHPGCHAAPRKFQHASAVILQLQPAATPPLGVPEGARRDPLPAPRSAESPPAAPPQPPALSPPAAPPGPDTPEGERPPAHEPPADRLHAQPQTLASVPGMTSGTGSSASTVAGAAPHNGENKPPQAIVKPQILTHVIEGFVIQEGAEPFPVGRSSLLVGNLKKKYAQELLAEKLPQQDNTTTTDSEMEEPYLQGVPPRPPESKEEGNPPKLKCELCGRVDFAYKFKRSKRFCSMACAKRYNVGCTKRVGLFHPDRSKLQKPSGPPHGRRRTCKGTLPTLSKDAKKQLNHSQEDSSRCSDNSSYEEPLSPISASSSTSRRRQGERDLELREMELPDVHVRDLASIGHRFLPSEPSKWNVEDVYEFIRSLPGCQEIAEEFRAQEIDGQALLLLKEDHLMSTMNIKLGPALKIYARISMLKDS, via the exons ATGGAGAACGAGCAGCTCCCGGCACCGCCGCCCTCCAGCAGCGCCGGCGGCACCGCCACGACGCCCAGCAGCACCGGCACCACCCGCCCTCCCGCTCCCCAGATCTCCGTCTACAGTGGCATCCCCGACCGCCAGACCGTCCAG GTGATCCAGCAAGCGCTGCACCGGCAGCCCAACACGGCGGCGCAGTACCTGCAGCAGATGTACGCggcgcagcagcagcacctgatGCTGCAGACGGCCGcgctccagcagcagcacctcacCAGCGCCCAGCTCCAGAGCCTGGCCGCCGTCCAGCAG GCGAGCCTGGCGGCAAACAGGCAGAGCGGCTCTTCGGGCGGCAATGGCGCCCAGCCGACGCCGGCGCAGCAACCCACG ATCAACCTGGCGACGTCGCCGGCGGCCGCGCAGCTCCTGAACCGGGCGCAGAGCGTCACCCCCGGGGCGTCGGGCATCGCGCAGCAAGCCGTGCTGCTGGGTAACGCCGCGTCGCCCGCCCTCACCGCCAGCCAGGCCCAGATGTACCTGCGGGCGCAGATG CTCATCTTCACGCCCACGGGCCCCGTCAGCGCCGTCCGGCCCGAGAGCCCTGCGCCGGCACCGCCGCCGGCACCGCcacccgccccgccgcccgctgcCCCCCAG GTGCACAGCCTCGCCCTGCGCCCCGCCGGCCCCCACCTCCCCGCCCTGGCTATGAAGCCCCCCGGtggccccccaccccgggccggccccccccggggcccCCCACCCGACCCCCCTGCCGAGCACCTCAAAAAAAACGAGGGGCCCGAAGCCCGCGCCCACCCCCTGGCCCGTGCCGccgcccccgctgccgcccACCCGCTCGTCACCCCAG CCTAcgccccgctgcagcccccccagtTCCTGCAGCAGCCGCCGAAGCCGAtgcagccgcagcagcagccgcagcagcagcagcagttcgtcatccagcagcagcaactggctccccgcgggcagccccccccgggcccccccgcagccccccaacTCCAACCCctgccccccgccagccccggcccggcccctcAACCCAAAACGGGGGTTCCCCAAGGAgcggggggcgaggggggcCCCCCCAACGGTCACCCCGGCTGCCACGCCGCCCCCCGCAAGTTCCAGCACGCCTCCGCCGtcatcctgcagctgcagcccgcCGCCACG CCCCCACTCGGGGTCCCCGAGGGCGCCCGCCGGGAcccgctgcccgccccgagGAGCGCCGAgagcccgcccgccgccccgccgcagccccccgccctcTCGCCGCCCGCTGCCCCCCCGGGCCCCGACACCCCCGAGGGCGAGCGGCCCCCCGCTCACG AGCCGCCCGCCGACCGCCTTCATGCTCAGCCCCAGACCCTCGCCAGCGTTCCCGGCATGACCTCGGGGACCGGGAGCTCTGCCTCCACCGTCGCCGGCGCTGCCCCCCACAATGGTGAGAACAAACCGCCCCAGGCCATCGTGAAACCCCAAATTCTCACCCACGTTATCGAGGGCTTCGTCATCCAGGAAGGGGCAGAACCGTTCCCG GTGGGGCGCTCCTCGTTGCTGGTGGGGAATCTGAAGAAGAAGTATGcgcaggagctgctggctgagaaACTCCCGCAGCAGgacaacaccaccaccaccgacTCCGAAATGGAGGAACCCTATTTACAAGGT GTCCCTCCGCGCCCCCCAGAATCCAAAGAGGAGGGGAACCCCCCCAAACTGAAGTGCGAGCTCTGCGGCCGCGTCGACTTCGCTTACAAATTCAAGCGCTCCAAGCGCTTCTGCTCCATGGCTTGTGCCAAGAG GTACAACGTGGGGTGCACGAAGCGGGTGGGTTTGTTCCACCCCGATCGCAGCAAGCTGCAAAAACCCAGCGGTCCCCCCCATGGCCGCCGTCGAACCTGCAAGGGGACGTTGCCCACCCTCAGCAAAGACGCCAAGAAGCAG CTCAACCACAGCCAGGAAGATTCGAGTCGTTGTTCGGATAATTCGAGCTACGAGGAACCGCTCTCCCCCATCTCGGCCAGTTCCTCCACGTCCCGCCGACGGCAGGGCGAGCGGGACCTGGAACTGCGCGAGATGGAACTACCCGACGTTCACGTCCGGGACTTGGCGAGTATCGGCCATCGCTTCCTCCCCAGCGAACCCAGCAAGTGGAACGTGGAGGACGTCTACGAATTCATCCGTTCCTTACCGG GCTGCCAGGAGATCGCGGAGGAGTTCCGGGCGCAGGAGATCGACGGGcaggcgctgctgctgctgaaggaggatCATCTCATGAGCACCATGAACATCAAACTGGGGCCGGCCCTCAAGATCTACGCCCGCATCAGCATGCTCAAGGACTCCTAG
- the PHC2 gene encoding polyhomeotic-like protein 2 isoform X1: MENEQLPAPPPSSSAGGTATTPSSTGTTRPPAPQISVYSGIPDRQTVQVIQQALHRQPNTAAQYLQQMYAAQQQHLMLQTAALQQQHLTSAQLQSLAAVQQASLAANRQSGSSGGNGAQPTPAQQPTINLATSPAAAQLLNRAQSVTPGASGIAQQAVLLGNAASPALTASQAQMYLRAQMLIFTPTGPVSAVRPESPAPAPPPAPPPAPPPAAPQVHSLALRPAGPHLPALAMKPPGGPPPRAGPPRGPPPDPPAEHLKKNEGPEARAHPLARAAAPAAAHPLVTPAYAPLQPPQFLQQPPKPMQPQQQPQQQQQFVIQQQQLAPRGQPPPGPPAAPQLQPLPPASPGPAPQPKTGVPQGAGGEGGPPNGHPGCHAAPRKFQHASAVILQLQPAATPPLGVPEGARRDPLPAPRSAESPPAAPPQPPALSPPAAPPGPDTPEGERPPAHEPPADRLHAQPQTLASVPGMTSGTGSSASTVAGAAPHNGENKPPQAIVKPQILTHVIEGFVIQEGAEPFPVGRSSLLVGNLKKKYAQELLAEKLPQQDNTTTTDSEMEEPYLQGVPPRPPESKEEGNPPKLKCELCGRVDFAYKFKRSKRFCSMACAKRYNVGCTKRVGLFHPDRSKLQKPSGPPHGRRRTCKGTLPTLSKDAKKQPPVSLPPGSVPLSVTASLQLNHSQEDSSRCSDNSSYEEPLSPISASSSTSRRRQGERDLELREMELPDVHVRDLASIGHRFLPSEPSKWNVEDVYEFIRSLPGCQEIAEEFRAQEIDGQALLLLKEDHLMSTMNIKLGPALKIYARISMLKDS, from the exons ATGGAGAACGAGCAGCTCCCGGCACCGCCGCCCTCCAGCAGCGCCGGCGGCACCGCCACGACGCCCAGCAGCACCGGCACCACCCGCCCTCCCGCTCCCCAGATCTCCGTCTACAGTGGCATCCCCGACCGCCAGACCGTCCAG GTGATCCAGCAAGCGCTGCACCGGCAGCCCAACACGGCGGCGCAGTACCTGCAGCAGATGTACGCggcgcagcagcagcacctgatGCTGCAGACGGCCGcgctccagcagcagcacctcacCAGCGCCCAGCTCCAGAGCCTGGCCGCCGTCCAGCAG GCGAGCCTGGCGGCAAACAGGCAGAGCGGCTCTTCGGGCGGCAATGGCGCCCAGCCGACGCCGGCGCAGCAACCCACG ATCAACCTGGCGACGTCGCCGGCGGCCGCGCAGCTCCTGAACCGGGCGCAGAGCGTCACCCCCGGGGCGTCGGGCATCGCGCAGCAAGCCGTGCTGCTGGGTAACGCCGCGTCGCCCGCCCTCACCGCCAGCCAGGCCCAGATGTACCTGCGGGCGCAGATG CTCATCTTCACGCCCACGGGCCCCGTCAGCGCCGTCCGGCCCGAGAGCCCTGCGCCGGCACCGCCGCCGGCACCGCcacccgccccgccgcccgctgcCCCCCAG GTGCACAGCCTCGCCCTGCGCCCCGCCGGCCCCCACCTCCCCGCCCTGGCTATGAAGCCCCCCGGtggccccccaccccgggccggccccccccggggcccCCCACCCGACCCCCCTGCCGAGCACCTCAAAAAAAACGAGGGGCCCGAAGCCCGCGCCCACCCCCTGGCCCGTGCCGccgcccccgctgccgcccACCCGCTCGTCACCCCAG CCTAcgccccgctgcagcccccccagtTCCTGCAGCAGCCGCCGAAGCCGAtgcagccgcagcagcagccgcagcagcagcagcagttcgtcatccagcagcagcaactggctccccgcgggcagccccccccgggcccccccgcagccccccaacTCCAACCCctgccccccgccagccccggcccggcccctcAACCCAAAACGGGGGTTCCCCAAGGAgcggggggcgaggggggcCCCCCCAACGGTCACCCCGGCTGCCACGCCGCCCCCCGCAAGTTCCAGCACGCCTCCGCCGtcatcctgcagctgcagcccgcCGCCACG CCCCCACTCGGGGTCCCCGAGGGCGCCCGCCGGGAcccgctgcccgccccgagGAGCGCCGAgagcccgcccgccgccccgccgcagccccccgccctcTCGCCGCCCGCTGCCCCCCCGGGCCCCGACACCCCCGAGGGCGAGCGGCCCCCCGCTCACG AGCCGCCCGCCGACCGCCTTCATGCTCAGCCCCAGACCCTCGCCAGCGTTCCCGGCATGACCTCGGGGACCGGGAGCTCTGCCTCCACCGTCGCCGGCGCTGCCCCCCACAATGGTGAGAACAAACCGCCCCAGGCCATCGTGAAACCCCAAATTCTCACCCACGTTATCGAGGGCTTCGTCATCCAGGAAGGGGCAGAACCGTTCCCG GTGGGGCGCTCCTCGTTGCTGGTGGGGAATCTGAAGAAGAAGTATGcgcaggagctgctggctgagaaACTCCCGCAGCAGgacaacaccaccaccaccgacTCCGAAATGGAGGAACCCTATTTACAAGGT GTCCCTCCGCGCCCCCCAGAATCCAAAGAGGAGGGGAACCCCCCCAAACTGAAGTGCGAGCTCTGCGGCCGCGTCGACTTCGCTTACAAATTCAAGCGCTCCAAGCGCTTCTGCTCCATGGCTTGTGCCAAGAG GTACAACGTGGGGTGCACGAAGCGGGTGGGTTTGTTCCACCCCGATCGCAGCAAGCTGCAAAAACCCAGCGGTCCCCCCCATGGCCGCCGTCGAACCTGCAAGGGGACGTTGCCCACCCTCAGCAAAGACGCCAAGAAGCAG CCGCCGGTTTCTCTCCCGCCGGGTTCGGTGCCTCTTTCCGTGACGGCGTCGTTGCAGCTCAACCACAGCCAGGAAGATTCGAGTCGTTGTTCGGATAATTCGAGCTACGAGGAACCGCTCTCCCCCATCTCGGCCAGTTCCTCCACGTCCCGCCGACGGCAGGGCGAGCGGGACCTGGAACTGCGCGAGATGGAACTACCCGACGTTCACGTCCGGGACTTGGCGAGTATCGGCCATCGCTTCCTCCCCAGCGAACCCAGCAAGTGGAACGTGGAGGACGTCTACGAATTCATCCGTTCCTTACCGG GCTGCCAGGAGATCGCGGAGGAGTTCCGGGCGCAGGAGATCGACGGGcaggcgctgctgctgctgaaggaggatCATCTCATGAGCACCATGAACATCAAACTGGGGCCGGCCCTCAAGATCTACGCCCGCATCAGCATGCTCAAGGACTCCTAG
- the PHC2 gene encoding polyhomeotic-like protein 2 isoform X4, producing MTSGTGSSASTVAGAAPHNGENKPPQAIVKPQILTHVIEGFVIQEGAEPFPVGRSSLLVGNLKKKYAQELLAEKLPQQDNTTTTDSEMEEPYLQESKEEGNPPKLKCELCGRVDFAYKFKRSKRFCSMACAKRYNVGCTKRVGLFHPDRSKLQKPSGPPHGRRRTCKGTLPTLSKDAKKQPPVSLPPGSVPLSVTASLQLNHSQEDSSRCSDNSSYEEPLSPISASSSTSRRRQGERDLELREMELPDVHVRDLASIGHRFLPSEPSKWNVEDVYEFIRSLPGCQEIAEEFRAQEIDGQALLLLKEDHLMSTMNIKLGPALKIYARISMLKDS from the exons ATGACCTCGGGGACCGGGAGCTCTGCCTCCACCGTCGCCGGCGCTGCCCCCCACAATGGTGAGAACAAACCGCCCCAGGCCATCGTGAAACCCCAAATTCTCACCCACGTTATCGAGGGCTTCGTCATCCAGGAAGGGGCAGAACCGTTCCCG GTGGGGCGCTCCTCGTTGCTGGTGGGGAATCTGAAGAAGAAGTATGcgcaggagctgctggctgagaaACTCCCGCAGCAGgacaacaccaccaccaccgacTCCGAAATGGAGGAACCCTATTTACAAG AATCCAAAGAGGAGGGGAACCCCCCCAAACTGAAGTGCGAGCTCTGCGGCCGCGTCGACTTCGCTTACAAATTCAAGCGCTCCAAGCGCTTCTGCTCCATGGCTTGTGCCAAGAG GTACAACGTGGGGTGCACGAAGCGGGTGGGTTTGTTCCACCCCGATCGCAGCAAGCTGCAAAAACCCAGCGGTCCCCCCCATGGCCGCCGTCGAACCTGCAAGGGGACGTTGCCCACCCTCAGCAAAGACGCCAAGAAGCAG CCGCCGGTTTCTCTCCCGCCGGGTTCGGTGCCTCTTTCCGTGACGGCGTCGTTGCAGCTCAACCACAGCCAGGAAGATTCGAGTCGTTGTTCGGATAATTCGAGCTACGAGGAACCGCTCTCCCCCATCTCGGCCAGTTCCTCCACGTCCCGCCGACGGCAGGGCGAGCGGGACCTGGAACTGCGCGAGATGGAACTACCCGACGTTCACGTCCGGGACTTGGCGAGTATCGGCCATCGCTTCCTCCCCAGCGAACCCAGCAAGTGGAACGTGGAGGACGTCTACGAATTCATCCGTTCCTTACCGG GCTGCCAGGAGATCGCGGAGGAGTTCCGGGCGCAGGAGATCGACGGGcaggcgctgctgctgctgaaggaggatCATCTCATGAGCACCATGAACATCAAACTGGGGCCGGCCCTCAAGATCTACGCCCGCATCAGCATGCTCAAGGACTCCTAG